A genomic window from Coleofasciculaceae cyanobacterium includes:
- a CDS encoding TIGR03643 family protein: MKLPDLDVRTIDRVVEMAWEDRTPFAAIETQFGLKENEVIALMRQEMKHSSFKMWRKRVTGRKTKHLAKRDFIEGRFRCKEQK; this comes from the coding sequence ATGAAATTACCAGATTTAGATGTGAGAACTATCGACCGTGTGGTGGAAATGGCTTGGGAAGATCGCACACCCTTTGCAGCGATTGAAACCCAGTTTGGTTTAAAAGAGAATGAAGTCATCGCTTTGATGCGACAAGAAATGAAACACTCTAGCTTTAAAATGTGGCGTAAGCGAGTCACGGGGCGTAAGACGAAGCATCTAGCCAAGAGAGATTTTATTGAAGGAAGATTTCGCTGTAAAGAACAAAAGTAG
- a CDS encoding carbohydrate ABC transporter permease, with the protein MTRTVGMYLVLSAIAFLMLFPLLWLIGTSFKSPTEDIFTFPPQIFPSQPTLDNFVTVWDAYPFGLYLYNSAIVAFLAVGLNLLLCSLAAYPLARLDFRGREFIFALVLATIMIPFQIVMIPLYILAVNLGLRNTYLGIVLPNLTSAFGIFLLRQAFKAVPLELEEAARIDGCTELGIWWNIMLPAIRPALFTLAIFVFIGSWSDFLWPLIVLDDPDYYTLPLAVANLADSFSLDWRLVAAGSVISIAPILLLFLLLQRYIVPTDVNSGVKG; encoded by the coding sequence GTGACAAGAACAGTTGGAATGTATCTAGTTTTAAGCGCGATCGCCTTTTTGATGCTGTTTCCGCTGTTATGGTTAATCGGCACTTCTTTTAAATCCCCCACGGAAGATATTTTTACTTTTCCACCTCAGATATTTCCTAGCCAGCCTACTTTGGATAACTTTGTTACGGTATGGGATGCCTATCCTTTTGGACTGTATTTATACAATAGTGCGATCGTCGCTTTTCTAGCAGTTGGATTAAATTTGTTGTTATGTTCTTTAGCCGCTTATCCTTTGGCTCGTCTTGATTTTCGGGGACGGGAGTTTATTTTTGCGCTAGTTTTAGCAACGATTATGATCCCATTTCAGATCGTGATGATTCCCCTATATATTTTGGCGGTTAATTTAGGATTGAGAAATACTTATCTGGGGATTGTTTTACCCAATCTTACCTCAGCGTTTGGTATTTTTTTACTCAGACAAGCGTTTAAAGCTGTTCCCTTAGAATTAGAAGAAGCTGCGCGTATCGATGGTTGCACTGAACTAGGTATCTGGTGGAATATCATGCTTCCCGCCATTCGTCCTGCTTTATTTACCTTAGCGATTTTTGTTTTTATTGGCTCTTGGAGTGATTTTTTGTGGCCCTTAATTGTCTTGGACGATCCAGACTATTACACCCTACCTCTAGCAGTGGCTAACCTAGCAGATTCTTTTTCTCTCGACTGGAGATTAGTCGCAGCAGGTTCAGTTATTTCGATCGCGCCAATCTTATTATTGTTCCTGTTGCTCCAGCGATATATTGTGCCAACCGATGTTAATAGTGGTGTAAAGGGATAG
- a CDS encoding TerD family protein, with translation MAINLSKGERISLEKVAPGLVQIFIGLGWDINVTDTGGNFDIDASIFLLDSKDKLISDKHFIFYNNPTSPDAEQSIQQRGDNRTGAGEGDDEIIDVNLKTIPPDVAKMALTVTIHEAEKRHQNFGQVSNAFVRIVNCENETEIIRYDLTEDFSVETALIMAELYRKDGEWRMNAVGAGYEGGLQALVERYQ, from the coding sequence ATGGCAATCAATCTAAGCAAAGGAGAAAGAATTTCTCTAGAAAAAGTAGCACCTGGACTGGTACAGATTTTTATTGGTTTGGGCTGGGATATTAACGTTACTGATACTGGAGGAAATTTTGATATTGATGCGTCAATTTTTCTTTTGGATAGTAAAGATAAGCTGATTTCTGACAAACACTTCATTTTTTACAATAATCCAACCAGTCCCGATGCAGAACAATCGATTCAGCAACGAGGAGACAACCGAACTGGTGCAGGAGAAGGAGACGATGAGATAATTGATGTTAACCTTAAAACTATTCCTCCAGACGTAGCTAAAATGGCACTTACTGTGACTATTCATGAAGCTGAAAAACGTCATCAAAATTTTGGTCAGGTAAGCAATGCTTTTGTCCGAATTGTTAACTGTGAAAATGAAACAGAAATTATTCGCTACGATTTAACTGAAGATTTTTCTGTAGAAACTGCTTTGATTATGGCAGAACTTTATCGTAAGGATGGTGAATGGCGCATGAATGCCGTTGGTGCGGGTTACGAAGGCGGACTACAGGCTTTAGTAGAGCGATATCAATAA
- a CDS encoding TerD family protein yields the protein MTVNLSKGQRISLEKVAPGLSEAFVGLGWDTNITDTGQDFDIDASVFLLNSNEKLISDSHFIFYNNLASPDPDKSVEHLGDNRTGAGEGDDEVIKVNLRQVPPDVSKIVMVVTIHEAEQRQQNFGQVQNAFVRVVDAKDQKEVVRYDLTEDFSIETALIMTELYRKDGDWRVNAVGAGYQGGLQALLDRYQ from the coding sequence ATGACAGTCAATCTTAGTAAAGGACAACGCATATCTCTAGAAAAAGTCGCCCCAGGATTAAGCGAAGCGTTTGTTGGCTTGGGTTGGGACACTAATATTACCGATACTGGACAAGATTTTGATATCGACGCTTCGGTTTTTCTTTTAAATAGCAACGAGAAATTAATTTCTGATAGTCACTTTATTTTCTACAATAATCTTGCTAGTCCCGATCCTGATAAATCTGTGGAACATTTAGGAGATAATCGAACTGGTGCAGGAGAAGGAGACGATGAAGTAATTAAGGTAAATCTTCGGCAGGTTCCTCCCGATGTCAGTAAGATTGTGATGGTCGTGACGATTCATGAAGCTGAACAACGCCAACAAAATTTTGGTCAGGTACAAAATGCTTTTGTGCGAGTAGTTGATGCTAAAGATCAAAAAGAGGTAGTTCGATATGATCTCACCGAAGATTTCTCAATCGAAACTGCTCTCATTATGACTGAACTCTATCGCAAAGACGGAGACTGGCGCGTTAATGCTGTAGGCGCGGGTTATCAGGGTGGTTTACAGGCATTATTAGACCGCTATCAGTAA
- a CDS encoding TerD family protein, producing MAINLKKGQRISLTKEDPSLKQIMCGLGWDVAPKSGGFFGGNKQFDLDSSVICLDANKKLTDVKDIIYFGNLRHSSSAIAHQGDNLTGAGEGDDEVINIDLPLIPPSIAYLVFVINIYKCNQRRQDFSMVNNAFVRLVNRTTNKELARYNLSGAEYKGMTGMILAELYRHNDDWKMAAVGNGFEIATLADLAKIYT from the coding sequence ATGGCAATTAACCTAAAAAAAGGACAGCGAATTTCGTTAACCAAAGAAGATCCTAGCCTAAAGCAGATTATGTGTGGACTAGGCTGGGACGTTGCGCCTAAATCTGGAGGTTTTTTTGGGGGCAATAAACAGTTCGATCTTGATTCTTCCGTAATCTGTTTAGATGCAAATAAAAAATTAACCGATGTTAAAGATATAATTTACTTTGGTAATTTGCGACATAGCTCTAGCGCGATCGCACATCAGGGAGACAATCTTACAGGTGCAGGGGAAGGAGACGATGAGGTAATTAACATCGATCTACCACTAATTCCGCCTAGCATTGCTTATTTAGTATTCGTCATTAATATCTATAAATGTAATCAGCGTCGTCAAGACTTTAGCATGGTCAACAATGCTTTTGTCCGTTTGGTAAATCGCACCACCAATAAAGAATTAGCTCGTTACAATCTTTCTGGTGCAGAATATAAAGGAATGACAGGAATGATTCTAGCCGAACTCTATCGCCATAACGATGATTGGAAAATGGCAGCAGTTGGTAATGGATTTGAAATAGCGACTTTAGCAGATCTTGCTAAAATTTATACTTAA
- the accD gene encoding acetyl-CoA carboxylase, carboxyltransferase subunit beta, whose product MSSLFDWFANIRKNEPSVQKQQEREIADGLWTKCNSCSSVAYTKDLQANQLVCPECNHHNRVDSDERIRQLIDPDTWKPLDENIHPIDPLKFRDRKDYKARLQEYQAKTGLTDAVKTGTGLIDGLPLALGVMDFRFMGGSMGSVVGEKLCRLIEHATAEQFPVVIVCASGGARMQEGMFSLMQMAKISGALQRHQTAKLLYIPLLAHPTLGGVTASFAMLGDIILAEPKATIGFAGRRVIEQTLREKLPDGFQTSEYLLEHGFVDSIVPRTQLKKTLAQLISLHQPFYSLMSPLAENHHTQVSETV is encoded by the coding sequence ATGTCTTCTTTATTTGATTGGTTTGCCAACATCAGAAAAAATGAACCCTCAGTGCAAAAGCAGCAGGAACGAGAAATCGCTGATGGTTTATGGACAAAATGTAATTCCTGTAGTTCGGTGGCGTACACCAAAGATCTGCAGGCTAATCAATTGGTTTGCCCCGAATGTAACCATCATAATCGGGTTGATAGTGACGAAAGAATTAGACAGCTAATCGATCCTGACACCTGGAAGCCTTTAGACGAAAATATTCACCCGATCGATCCGCTTAAGTTTCGCGATCGCAAAGATTATAAAGCTAGACTGCAAGAGTATCAGGCAAAAACTGGCTTAACCGATGCCGTGAAGACAGGAACAGGCTTAATTGATGGTTTGCCCCTAGCCTTGGGAGTAATGGATTTTCGCTTTATGGGGGGCAGTATGGGTTCTGTAGTCGGCGAAAAACTCTGTCGCCTAATTGAACACGCCACCGCTGAACAATTTCCTGTGGTTATTGTCTGTGCTTCTGGTGGGGCTAGAATGCAGGAAGGTATGTTTAGCTTAATGCAGATGGCGAAAATTTCAGGTGCGCTACAACGTCATCAAACCGCCAAATTGCTTTATATTCCCCTGTTAGCTCATCCTACTTTGGGTGGTGTTACGGCCAGCTTTGCCATGCTGGGAGATATTATTTTAGCTGAACCAAAAGCGACGATTGGCTTCGCCGGAAGACGCGTAATTGAACAAACATTAAGAGAAAAATTACCAGATGGATTTCAAACATCAGAGTATCTTTTGGAACATGGTTTTGTCGATTCGATTGTGCCTCGCACTCAACTGAAAAAGACTTTGGCACAGTTAATTAGCTTACATCAGCCTTTTTATTCATTAATGTCTCCCTTAGCGGAAAATCATCATACACAAGTTAGCGAGACTGTTTAG